Proteins encoded in a region of the Streptomyces sp. NBC_01471 genome:
- the xdhC gene encoding xanthine dehydrogenase accessory protein XdhC, which translates to MTWVTAVARLRARREPGVLATITTVRGHAPRDAGAKLVVGQTETWGSIGGGNVEAVVIDRSREMIAVAKPEPELLDFTLNDKVTNQHGVQCCGGTVSVLLEPLPAVRSVAVFGVGHVGLELVRILARQDLDLHLVDSRADILTERRLGVLADAVAQVHVHHTPLLPEEVLEKLPEGTHVLIMTHDHAEDAALCDAALRTTHLGSIGLIGSAAKWGRFRKRLATEGGHDAATIDRIKTPIGLADIGGKEPATIAVSVAADVLRTLETEGS; encoded by the coding sequence ATGACATGGGTCACCGCGGTCGCACGGTTGCGAGCGCGCCGGGAGCCCGGCGTGCTGGCGACCATCACGACCGTGCGCGGTCATGCCCCGCGGGACGCCGGCGCGAAACTCGTTGTGGGGCAGACCGAGACATGGGGCTCGATCGGTGGCGGCAATGTCGAAGCCGTCGTGATCGATCGGTCCCGGGAGATGATCGCCGTGGCCAAGCCGGAGCCGGAGCTGCTTGATTTCACCCTGAACGACAAGGTGACCAACCAGCACGGTGTGCAGTGCTGCGGCGGCACGGTCTCGGTGCTGCTCGAACCGCTGCCGGCCGTACGGTCGGTGGCGGTCTTCGGGGTCGGGCACGTAGGGCTGGAACTGGTGCGCATCCTGGCACGCCAGGACCTCGACCTCCATCTGGTCGACAGCCGCGCCGACATCCTCACCGAGCGGCGGCTGGGCGTGCTCGCGGACGCGGTGGCGCAGGTGCACGTGCATCACACGCCGCTGCTGCCCGAGGAGGTGCTGGAGAAGCTGCCGGAAGGCACCCACGTCCTGATCATGACCCATGATCATGCCGAGGACGCCGCTCTGTGCGACGCCGCCCTGCGCACGACCCATCTCGGTTCCATCGGGTTGATCGGGTCGGCGGCCAAGTGGGGGCGGTTCCGCAAGCGCCTTGCCACCGAGGGCGGTCATGACGCGGCCACCATCGACCGGATCAAGACCCCCATCGGGCTGGCCGACATCGGCGGCAAGGAACCCGCGACCATCGCCGTGAGCGTCGCGGCCGATGTGCTGCGCACCCTCGAAACCGAGGGGAGCTGA
- the xdhB gene encoding xanthine dehydrogenase molybdopterin binding subunit codes for MSHLSEIPEKPVVGVSMPHESAFLHVTGTALYTDDLVQRTKDVLHAYPVQVMKAHGRITALRTEPALAVPGVVRVLTGADVPGVNDAGMKHDEPLFPDEVKFHGHAVAWVLAETLEAARLGAAAVEVDIDEQPSLITLRDAIAAGSYHGAQPVMLTGDTDAGFAGAAHVFTGEFQFAGQEHFYLETHAALAQIDENGQVFIQSSTQHPSETQEIVAHVLGLPSHEVTVQCLRMGGGFGGKEMQPHGFAAVAALGAKLTGRPVRFRLNRTQDLTMSGKRHGFHAEWRIGFDADGRIQALDATLTADGGWSLDLSEPVLARALCHIDNTYWIPNARVAGRIAKTNTVSNTAFRGFGGPQGMLVIEDILGRCAPLLGLDPMELRERNFYQPGQGQTTPYGQPITQAERISSVWQQVQENAGVADRKREIAAFNAAHPHTKRALAITGIKFGISFNLTAFNQGGALVLIYKDGSVLINHGGTEMGQGLHTKMLQVAATTLGIPLHKVRLAPTRTDKVPNTSATAASSGADLNGGAVKNACEQLRGRLLQVAASRLGANASDVRIVEGVARALGSDQELAWDDLVHTAYFQRVQLSASGFYRTEGLHWDAKGFKGSPFKYFAHGAAATEVEVDGFTGAYRVRRVDIVHDVGDSLSPMIDIGQVEGGFVQGAGWLTLEDLRWDTGDGPNRGRLLTQAASTYKLPSFSEMPEEFNITLMENATEEGAVFGSKAVGEPPLMLAFSVREALRQAAAAFGPDGISVDLASPATPEAMYWAIQAARRSDASGENDHTRNDHTRNGSTADGIAANGQAANGTTRTVAEALSGA; via the coding sequence ATGAGCCATCTGTCCGAGATTCCCGAAAAGCCTGTCGTCGGTGTTTCGATGCCGCACGAGAGCGCGTTCCTGCACGTCACCGGTACCGCTCTCTACACCGATGACCTGGTCCAGCGCACCAAGGACGTCCTGCACGCGTACCCGGTCCAGGTCATGAAGGCGCACGGCCGGATCACCGCGCTCCGCACCGAGCCCGCGCTCGCCGTGCCCGGCGTGGTGCGCGTCCTGACCGGTGCCGACGTGCCGGGCGTCAACGACGCGGGCATGAAGCACGACGAGCCGCTGTTTCCCGACGAGGTCAAGTTCCACGGTCACGCGGTCGCCTGGGTGCTCGCCGAAACCCTGGAGGCGGCCCGGCTCGGCGCGGCGGCCGTCGAGGTGGACATCGACGAACAGCCCTCCCTGATCACGCTGCGGGACGCGATCGCGGCCGGCAGCTATCACGGCGCCCAGCCCGTGATGCTGACCGGGGACACCGACGCGGGCTTCGCCGGAGCCGCGCACGTGTTCACCGGCGAGTTCCAGTTCGCCGGCCAGGAGCACTTCTATCTGGAGACGCATGCGGCGCTGGCCCAGATCGACGAGAACGGGCAGGTGTTCATCCAGAGCAGCACCCAGCACCCCTCGGAGACCCAGGAAATCGTCGCGCACGTACTCGGCCTGCCCAGCCACGAGGTGACGGTGCAGTGCCTGCGGATGGGCGGCGGCTTCGGCGGCAAGGAGATGCAGCCGCACGGGTTCGCGGCCGTCGCCGCGCTCGGCGCCAAGCTGACCGGCCGGCCGGTCCGGTTCCGGCTCAACCGGACGCAGGACCTGACCATGTCCGGCAAGCGGCACGGGTTCCACGCCGAGTGGCGGATCGGCTTCGACGCGGACGGCCGCATCCAGGCCCTGGACGCCACTCTGACCGCGGACGGCGGCTGGAGCCTGGACCTGTCCGAGCCGGTGCTGGCCCGTGCGCTGTGTCACATCGACAACACCTACTGGATTCCCAACGCCCGCGTCGCCGGTCGCATCGCCAAGACCAACACGGTCTCCAACACCGCGTTCCGCGGCTTCGGGGGGCCGCAGGGCATGCTGGTGATCGAGGACATCCTGGGCCGCTGCGCGCCGCTGCTCGGCCTGGATCCGATGGAGCTGCGGGAGCGCAACTTCTACCAGCCGGGCCAGGGCCAGACGACACCGTACGGACAGCCGATCACGCAGGCCGAACGGATCTCCAGCGTCTGGCAGCAGGTCCAGGAGAACGCCGGTGTCGCCGATCGCAAGCGCGAGATCGCCGCGTTCAACGCCGCGCACCCGCACACCAAGCGGGCGCTCGCGATCACCGGCATCAAGTTCGGCATCTCGTTCAACCTCACCGCCTTCAACCAGGGCGGCGCGCTGGTGCTGATCTACAAGGACGGCTCGGTCCTGATCAACCACGGCGGTACCGAGATGGGCCAGGGCCTGCACACCAAGATGCTGCAGGTGGCCGCGACCACGCTCGGGATCCCGCTGCACAAGGTCCGGCTGGCCCCGACGCGTACCGACAAGGTGCCCAACACCTCTGCCACCGCTGCCAGTTCCGGTGCGGACCTCAACGGCGGGGCGGTGAAGAACGCCTGTGAGCAGCTGCGCGGGCGGCTCCTGCAGGTGGCGGCCTCCCGGCTGGGTGCGAACGCCTCGGACGTGCGCATCGTCGAGGGCGTCGCGCGGGCCCTCGGCAGCGACCAGGAGCTGGCCTGGGACGACCTGGTGCACACCGCGTACTTCCAGCGGGTCCAGCTGTCGGCGTCCGGTTTCTACCGGACCGAGGGACTGCACTGGGACGCGAAGGGCTTCAAGGGCTCGCCGTTCAAGTACTTCGCCCACGGTGCCGCCGCGACGGAGGTGGAGGTCGACGGCTTCACCGGTGCGTACCGCGTCCGGCGGGTGGACATCGTCCACGATGTCGGCGACAGCCTGTCCCCGATGATCGACATCGGTCAGGTCGAGGGTGGTTTCGTACAGGGTGCGGGCTGGCTGACGCTTGAGGACCTGCGCTGGGACACCGGCGACGGGCCGAACCGGGGCCGGCTGCTGACCCAGGCAGCGAGCACCTACAAGCTGCCGAGCTTCTCGGAGATGCCCGAGGAGTTCAACATCACGCTCATGGAGAACGCGACCGAGGAGGGGGCGGTGTTCGGGTCCAAGGCGGTGGGTGAGCCCCCGCTGATGCTGGCCTTCTCCGTGCGGGAAGCGCTGCGGCAGGCCGCCGCCGCGTTCGGGCCGGACGGGATCAGCGTCGACCTGGCCTCGCCCGCGACGCCCGAGGCGATGTACTGGGCGATCCAGGCGGCTCGCCGGAGCGATGCCTCCGGGGAGAACGACCACACCCGGAACGACCACACCCGTAACGGGTCCACCGCTGACGGGATCGCCGCCAACGGGCAGGCCGCGAACGGCACGACCCGGACTGTCGCAGAAGCCCTGAGCGGGGCCTGA
- a CDS encoding xanthine dehydrogenase small subunit yields the protein MVAARITVNGTETPIAPAAPQTTVLDFLRERGLTGTKEGCAEGECGACSVLVARPGVNKPTDWVAVNACLVPAAALDGQEVITSEGLATPGEPGTPPGLHPVQEEMAVRGGSQCGYCTPGFICSMAAEYYRPNRCAHAEPAPAAGTAETVDAEHGPNGFDLHALSGNLCRCTGYRPIRDAAFAVGTPADEDPLARRREQSPPAPVATEYTQGDSVFLRRNTLAETLQLLRERPDAVVVAGSTDWGVEVNIRSRRADCVVAVDRLSEMRELRVASDHIEIGAALTLTEIERRLDGSVPLLAELFPQFASRLIRNGATLGGNLGTGSPIGDSPPVLLALDASVVLADADGERVVPLADYFTGYRQSVRRPGELIRAVRIPLPLAPVVAFHKIAKRRFDDISSVAVAFALDIEGGIVRTARIGLGGVAATPIRSLATEAALEGKPWTAETVEAAAPVLRAEGTPMNDHRASADYRSAMLGQSLLKLYAQTTEAVPS from the coding sequence ATGGTAGCGGCCCGGATCACGGTGAACGGGACGGAAACTCCGATCGCACCGGCCGCACCCCAGACCACGGTGCTGGATTTTCTGCGCGAGCGCGGCCTCACCGGCACCAAGGAGGGCTGCGCCGAGGGTGAGTGCGGCGCCTGTTCGGTCCTGGTGGCCCGCCCCGGCGTGAACAAGCCCACCGACTGGGTGGCGGTCAACGCCTGCCTGGTCCCGGCCGCGGCGCTGGACGGCCAGGAGGTCATCACCTCCGAAGGCCTCGCCACCCCCGGCGAACCCGGAACTCCGCCCGGCCTGCACCCCGTGCAGGAGGAGATGGCGGTCCGTGGCGGCTCCCAGTGCGGTTACTGCACACCGGGCTTCATCTGCAGCATGGCCGCCGAGTACTACCGCCCCAACCGCTGCGCGCACGCGGAACCGGCGCCCGCGGCGGGCACGGCCGAAACCGTCGACGCCGAGCACGGTCCGAACGGGTTCGATCTGCACGCGCTGAGCGGCAACCTGTGCCGCTGTACGGGATACCGCCCGATCCGCGATGCCGCGTTCGCGGTCGGTACGCCCGCCGACGAGGACCCGCTGGCCCGGCGTCGCGAGCAGTCCCCGCCCGCACCGGTCGCCACCGAATACACCCAGGGCGACAGCGTGTTCCTGCGGAGGAACACCCTCGCCGAGACGCTGCAACTGCTGCGCGAGCGGCCCGACGCGGTGGTGGTCGCCGGATCCACGGACTGGGGCGTCGAGGTGAACATCCGTTCCCGCAGGGCGGACTGCGTGGTCGCCGTCGACCGGCTGTCCGAGATGCGGGAGCTGCGGGTCGCGTCGGACCACATCGAGATCGGGGCGGCGCTGACGCTCACCGAGATCGAACGCCGCCTCGACGGCAGCGTCCCGCTGCTGGCGGAGCTGTTCCCGCAGTTCGCCTCCCGGCTCATCCGTAACGGAGCAACCCTCGGCGGCAATCTGGGTACCGGATCGCCCATCGGTGACAGCCCGCCCGTGCTGCTCGCGCTGGACGCCTCGGTGGTGCTCGCCGACGCCGACGGGGAGCGCGTGGTCCCGCTGGCGGACTACTTCACCGGCTACCGGCAGAGTGTGCGCCGTCCCGGCGAACTGATCCGTGCGGTGCGCATCCCGCTGCCGCTGGCGCCGGTCGTGGCCTTCCACAAGATCGCCAAGCGGCGTTTCGACGACATCTCCAGCGTGGCCGTCGCCTTCGCGCTGGACATCGAGGGAGGGATCGTCCGCACGGCACGCATCGGCCTGGGCGGCGTGGCCGCCACCCCGATCCGCTCCCTGGCCACCGAAGCGGCCCTGGAGGGCAAGCCGTGGACGGCGGAGACCGTCGAGGCCGCGGCCCCCGTACTGCGGGCCGAGGGCACCCCGATGAACGACCATCGCGCCAGCGCCGACTACCGCTCCGCGATGCTCGGCCAGAGCCTGCTGAAGCTGTACGCGCAAACCACTGAGGCGGTGCCGTCATGA
- a CDS encoding STAS domain-containing protein translates to MTTVSVPPGQGGERGGVSCFEEGAVTVVVPVGDIDIDAAPPVREAVSGAFDARRPVVLDLSRVTFADSSALNMLLWANTNGAFYLAGPVHQQVQRLFDVTGVEGIFTTAPSRTEALLLAAESAAQEQPAAPVDEKTEA, encoded by the coding sequence ATGACAACTGTTAGCGTGCCTCCGGGCCAGGGCGGCGAGCGGGGCGGTGTGTCCTGCTTCGAGGAGGGCGCCGTCACCGTGGTCGTACCGGTCGGAGACATCGACATCGACGCAGCACCGCCGGTCCGGGAAGCTGTCTCGGGCGCCTTCGACGCCCGGCGGCCGGTCGTTCTGGACCTGTCCCGGGTCACGTTCGCCGACTCCAGCGCGCTGAACATGCTGCTCTGGGCCAACACCAACGGGGCGTTCTACCTGGCGGGCCCGGTGCACCAGCAGGTACAGCGCCTGTTCGACGTCACCGGGGTGGAAGGGATCTTCACCACCGCCCCCAGCCGCACCGAGGCCCTGCTGCTCGCGGCGGAGTCCGCCGCTCAGGAACAGCCCGCGGCACCCGTGGACGAGAAGACCGAGGCCTGA
- a CDS encoding phosphatidylserine/phosphatidylglycerophosphate/cardiolipin synthase family protein: MQQETVAPQADAQGRKQRLRRRLERLIGIAATEGNELVPLRNGDEIFPAMLDAVRAAEHTIDLMTFVYWRGQIAHDFATALADRARAGVRVRLLLDGFGAKEIEQDLLDTMDAAGVQVAWFRKPARLSPLKQNHRCHRKALVVDEHTAFTGGVGIAEEWCGDARDSTEWRDTHVRLRGPAVDGIAAAFAQNWAECHDELFDDRDRFTEHAQPGEATVQVVRGSASFGWQDLQTLIRVMLTSAEERFRLATAYFAPDTYFIELLCATARRGVRVEILLPGPHTDQRACRLAGRHHYAALLAAGVEIREYQPTMLHTKIITVDHVASLIGSTNFNRRSLEHDEEVMLAVLDETFTAALDADFDADLKRSEAIDPARWSRRALTERLRETAVIPIRRFL; the protein is encoded by the coding sequence GTGCAGCAGGAGACAGTGGCACCGCAGGCAGACGCCCAGGGGCGCAAGCAGCGGCTGCGAAGACGGCTGGAGCGGCTGATCGGGATCGCCGCCACCGAGGGCAATGAACTCGTACCACTGCGCAACGGGGACGAGATCTTCCCCGCCATGCTGGACGCCGTCCGTGCCGCAGAGCACACCATCGACCTGATGACCTTCGTGTACTGGCGCGGGCAGATAGCCCACGACTTCGCGACGGCTCTGGCGGACCGCGCACGGGCCGGTGTCCGGGTGCGGCTCCTGCTCGACGGCTTCGGCGCCAAGGAGATCGAGCAGGATCTGCTCGACACCATGGACGCCGCCGGAGTGCAGGTCGCGTGGTTCCGCAAGCCCGCCAGGCTCTCGCCCCTCAAGCAGAACCACCGCTGCCACCGCAAGGCGCTCGTCGTGGACGAGCACACGGCCTTCACCGGCGGCGTGGGCATCGCGGAGGAGTGGTGCGGCGACGCCCGGGACTCGACCGAGTGGCGCGACACCCACGTTCGGCTGCGCGGGCCCGCCGTCGACGGGATCGCCGCCGCTTTCGCCCAGAACTGGGCGGAGTGCCACGACGAACTGTTCGACGACCGCGACCGCTTCACGGAACACGCCCAGCCCGGCGAGGCCACCGTCCAGGTGGTCCGCGGTTCGGCCAGCTTCGGGTGGCAGGACCTCCAGACCCTGATCCGCGTGATGCTGACCTCCGCCGAGGAGCGCTTCCGGCTGGCCACCGCCTATTTCGCGCCGGACACGTACTTCATCGAGCTGCTGTGTGCCACGGCGCGGCGCGGGGTGCGGGTGGAGATCCTCCTGCCGGGTCCGCACACCGACCAGCGCGCCTGCCGGCTCGCGGGGCGGCACCACTACGCCGCCCTGCTGGCCGCCGGTGTCGAGATCCGCGAGTACCAGCCCACCATGCTGCACACCAAGATCATCACGGTGGACCATGTCGCGTCGCTCATCGGGTCGACCAACTTCAACCGGCGGTCCCTCGAACACGACGAAGAGGTCATGCTCGCGGTCCTGGACGAGACGTTCACCGCGGCGCTCGACGCCGACTTCGACGCCGACCTCAAGCGCAGCGAGGCGATCGACCCCGCCCGCTGGAGCCGTCGCGCACTGACCGAGCGGCTGCGGGAGACGGCTGTCATCCCGATCAGACGCTTCCTGTGA
- a CDS encoding MFS transporter codes for MSTCADSPDTPRSDSRPGMLLALALAVLGYQLNATMLSPALPDVMRRLHTTSGLVGLSQTLFFLFAAVGQVTLARLSDYRGRKPMMLLGCFLVIAGDIACAAAPDIGVFLAGRVLQGFSAALFTLAFLTLNDTLSPKGFGRAAGIITAVNGGFAGVDAVFGGRLADTVGFRGIFLAGLVVSVAGTLAVYRTVPATPPTATGQMDWRGTSFLALGLTGVLIGLAQGESWGWLSVPTAGCVLGGLAFLVMFALAGRGTRDAVIDTKLLVSRRAWPLLATTVLTLAGAFGALTLTVPLFTQDPHAGYGMSATHAALLFATPAQAIGVIGAPLAGIVGPRIGWRRSVVLGSAGSLIAFAVAVPFMTHQWTFAVALAVLGITYNGLSVTALNGLAVLSSPEEQKGALPGLNGACFGIGASLGTALASALITVAGSGGAQGADLYAPALWASCGLLAVAMVTTLAIKAVPKGAAEADGPRAAVPALHG; via the coding sequence GCCCGGACACGCCACGGTCGGACAGCCGTCCCGGCATGCTGCTGGCGCTGGCGCTGGCCGTGCTCGGTTACCAGCTCAACGCCACCATGCTCAGCCCGGCCCTCCCCGACGTCATGCGCCGACTGCACACCACCAGCGGGCTCGTCGGGCTCTCGCAGACCCTGTTCTTCCTGTTCGCGGCGGTCGGGCAGGTCACCCTGGCCCGGCTCAGCGACTACCGGGGCCGCAAGCCGATGATGCTGCTGGGCTGCTTCCTGGTCATCGCGGGCGACATCGCCTGCGCCGCGGCCCCCGACATCGGGGTGTTCCTCGCGGGGCGCGTCCTCCAGGGCTTCTCCGCCGCCCTGTTCACCCTGGCGTTCCTGACTCTGAACGACACCCTCTCGCCCAAGGGCTTCGGCCGCGCCGCGGGCATCATCACCGCCGTCAACGGCGGATTCGCGGGGGTGGACGCGGTGTTCGGCGGCCGCCTGGCCGACACCGTCGGCTTCCGGGGCATCTTCCTGGCCGGTCTCGTCGTGTCGGTGGCCGGCACCCTCGCCGTGTACCGGACCGTCCCCGCCACACCGCCGACCGCGACGGGCCAAATGGACTGGCGCGGCACGTCCTTCCTCGCCCTCGGGCTGACGGGCGTACTGATCGGCCTGGCGCAGGGCGAGTCCTGGGGCTGGCTGTCCGTGCCCACCGCGGGCTGCGTGCTGGGCGGCCTCGCCTTCCTGGTCATGTTCGCCCTGGCCGGCCGGGGTACCCGGGACGCCGTCATCGACACGAAGCTGCTCGTCTCGCGCCGCGCCTGGCCGCTGCTGGCCACGACCGTGCTGACCCTGGCCGGTGCCTTCGGGGCGCTCACCCTCACCGTGCCCCTGTTCACCCAGGACCCGCACGCCGGTTACGGAATGAGCGCCACGCACGCGGCACTGCTGTTCGCCACCCCGGCCCAGGCCATCGGCGTGATCGGCGCTCCCCTCGCGGGCATAGTCGGCCCGCGGATCGGCTGGCGCCGCAGCGTGGTCCTCGGCTCGGCCGGCTCGCTGATCGCCTTCGCCGTCGCGGTGCCGTTCATGACCCACCAGTGGACCTTCGCGGTCGCGCTCGCGGTGCTCGGCATCACGTACAACGGCCTGAGCGTCACCGCGCTCAACGGCCTGGCCGTCCTCTCGTCCCCGGAGGAGCAGAAGGGTGCGCTGCCCGGTCTGAACGGAGCCTGCTTCGGCATCGGCGCCTCCCTCGGGACGGCGCTCGCCTCCGCCCTGATCACGGTCGCCGGAAGCGGCGGCGCACAGGGCGCGGACCTCTACGCGCCCGCCCTGTGGGCCTCCTGCGGACTGCTCGCCGTGGCGATGGTGACGACGCTGGCGATCAAGGCCGTACCGAAGGGGGCGGCGGAGGCGGACGGACCCCGGGCGGCGGTGCCCGCCCTGCACGGGTGA